One segment of Primulina huaijiensis isolate GDHJ02 unplaced genomic scaffold, ASM1229523v2 scaffold11357, whole genome shotgun sequence DNA contains the following:
- the LOC140965588 gene encoding uncharacterized protein: MEFLNSTVSSLTPRISPTPPFLSLKNPSASSRKLYLYRPLSIYLTRPYVFSNRLEISAHFSRPTNRRNYLRKKLTQHRQFHQVRPLPIPVREFCENDDCKLKNVDSSVEQRGNIEEKSSLDDNFSASGDVEEPESKLMKKQFGGPILLNDLEGWVEQYKKDSEFWGIGTGHIFTVLQDSEGKVESVEVNEDEIMRRSGVDPRLREDGEAGDLAIVNYKISFAKDLAKELESGSNVIMKDSSVAKFVLPRSESGVTEAIRGVMLKPSFLPRMSRAGVIVLCGFFVVWTIKGLFGVAEDGEKRTMLEKGTSTRKMEAREGKEKMMKGGVEVIQDPTEPKSKPFKRPLLDKEELLNSIIRSKGSNHESTVAEYSRYQSKDFEDDIQQIRAMARHARDIEKGDSLPDTNDDENDPTVNESFTGNMNVPKQDTVPVHESYETIESNGTKSGRVNDMNLLTDDPDHQSDQLHGSSSRTKLRIIKSVREAREYLSRKHHKLEINREPEAISDLDSALTMPIVDNSSCNMIQASVNSTDEVYDCSTSITGHDYLHHHEDYKGIETVDRNADSLDGFQKSRTSSGHEVGVNNQVAEVSIDPMGRERESNHKNSQTDDCKNEIPSLNNTSHSTTAEVDCGGSMSTKEVFTPVIPGTTIGGKEDGKTTELTQSSVKGNWIEKNFHELEPFVKRIAVGFRDNYVAARERSNNGLNVGTDLAQLKTNGDEQEFEWMKDERLREIVFKVRDNELSGRDPFHLVDDEDKYAFFSGLEKKVELENEKLMKVHEFFHENIENLDYGADGISLYDPPEKIIPRWKVSPAEKNPEFLNNFVEQRKALVAESLKNSFRTKNNGRDAIHKPKEPSSYDNNESSRFQDDIAAASKTVIAGSDGSVKAGKKSGREYWQHTKKWSEGFLESYNAETDPEVKAVMKDIGKDLDRWITEKEIKEAADFMDKLPEKGQILIKQKLEKVKREMELFGPQAVVSKYREFAEEKEEDCLWWLDLPFVLCIELYTMDNGEQKVGFYSLEMGADLELDPKQYHVIAFEDVGDCKNLCYIIQAHMEMLGNGNAFVVSRPPKDAFREAKVNGFGVTVVRKGQLRLNIDQTLEEVEEMIVEIGSKIYHDKIMKDSSVDIKALMKGVFGISHPAKRKKKKRVKP; this comes from the exons ATGGAGTTTCTCAACTCCACAGTCTCATCACTCACTCCTCGCATTTCCCCAACTCCACCATTTCTCTCTCTCAAAAACCCATCAGCAAGCTCTAGAAAACTCTATCTATACCGCCCTCTTTCAATCTATTTAACCCGTCCCTATGTATTTTCGAATAGACTCGAAATTTCAGCTCATTTTAGCAGACCCACGAACCGAAGGAATTATCTGAGGAAAAAACTTACTCAACATCGGCAATTTCATCAGGTGAGACCCCTTCCAATCCCAGTTCGTGAATTCTGTGAAAATGATGACTGTAAGTTAAAAAATGTCGATTCTTCCGTTGAACAAAGAGGTAATATTGAGGAAAAGAGCAGTCTTGATGATAATTTTAGCGCCTCTGGTGATGTTGAAGAACCGGAAtccaaattaatgaaaaagcAATTTGGTGGGCCTATCTTGTTGAATGATCTAGAGGGTTGGGTTGAGCAGTACAAAAAGGATTCCGAGTTTTGGGGCATTGGGACTGGACATATATTTACTGTTTTACAGGATTCTGAAGGCAAGGTTGAAAGTGTGGAGGTGAATGAGGATGAAATCATGAGAAGAAGTGGGGTTGATCCACGTCTTCGCGAAGATGGTGAAGCTGGAGATTTAGCTAtagttaattataaaatttcttttgcaaAAGACCTGGCTAAAGAGTTGGAGAGTGGGAGTAACGTCATTATGAAAGATAGTTCAGTGGCCAAGTTTGTATTGCCCCGCAGTGAATCGGGTGTTACGGAGGCCATTAGGGGTGTGATGTTGAAACCAAGTTTTCTACCGAGGATGTCGAGAGCAGGAGTCATAGTATTGTGTGGTTTTTTCGTGGTTTGGACGATTAAGGGCCTCTTTGGTGTTGCTGAGGATGGTGAGAAGCGGACAATGTTGGAAAAGGGTACATCGACAAGGAAGATGGAAGCTAGAGAGGGGAAAGAAAAGATGATGAAGGGTGGTGTCGAGGTGATTCAGGATCCAACAGAGCCTAAAAGCAAGCCTTTTAAGAGACCTCTGCTTGATAAGGAAGAGCTTCTAAATAGCATTATCAGGTCAAAAGGATCGAATCATGAATCGACAGTAGCAGAGTATTCTAGATACCAATCTAAGGATTTTGAGGATGATATTCAGCAAATCAGGGCTATGGCCAGACATGCACGAGACATTGAGAAAGGAGACTCTTTACCTGATACtaatgatgatgaaaatgatcCAACTGTAAATGAATCGTTTACTGGAAACATGAATGTTCCTAAACAAGACACTGTGCCTGTTCATGAATCTTATGAGACAATCGAATCTAATGGTACTAAAAGCGGGAGAGTAAATGACATGAACCTGCTGACTGACGATCCAGACCATCAATCAGATCAGTTACATGGAAGTTCTTCGAGAACAAAGTTAAGGATCATAAAATCAGTTAGAGAAGCCAGAGAATACCTTTCAAGGAAGCATCACAAACTGGAGATAAACCGAGAACCTGAAGCTATTAGTGACCTTGACAGTGCTTTAACCATGCCTATTGTAGATAATTCATCTTGTAACATGATTCAGGCTTCAGTAAATTCAACTGATGAAGTATATGACTGTTCAACCTCAATTACTGGACATGATTATTTGCATCACCATGAAGATTACAAGGGTATTGAAACAGTAGACAGAAATGCAGATAGCTTAGATGGTTTTCAAAAATCCAGAACATCCTCAGGTCATGAGGTTGGTGTCAACAACCAAGTTGCTGAAGTATCTATTGACCCAATGGGAAGAGAGAGAGAATCTAATCATAAAAATAGCCAGACAGATGATTGTAAAAATGAAATTCCTTCTTTGAATAATACATCACATTCTACGACCGCTGAAGTTGATTGTGGAGGTTCAATGTCGACAAAAGAAGTTTTCACTCCAGTAATACCTGGAACTACAATTGGGGGCAAAGAAGATGGTAAAACCACGGAACTAACGCAATCATCAGTTAAGGGAAACTGGATAGAGAAAAACTTCCACGAACTTGAGCCATTTGTTAAAAGGATAGCAGTTGGCTTCAGAGATAACTACGTGGCTGCAAGGGAGAGATCAAATAATGGCTTAAATGTAGGTACTGATTTGGCTCAACTTAAAACTAATGGTGACGAACAAGAATTTGAATGGATGAAGGATGAAAGGCTCAGGGAGATTGTATTTAAAGTTCGAGATAATGAGCTGTCTGGAAGAGATCCATTTCACCTTGTGGATGATGAAGATAAATATGCATTTTTCAGTGGCCTTGAAAAGAAAGTTGAACTTGAAAATGAGAAGCTGATGAAGGTGCATGAATTTTTCCATGAGAACATTGAAAACCTTGACTATGGAGCAG ATGGAATTAGCTTGTATGATCCACCAGAGAAAATCATACCTCGATGGAAAGTCTCCCCTGCAGAAAAGAATCCCGAGTTCCTGAACAATTTTGTTGAACAAAGAAAGGCTCTTGTTGCTGAAAGTCTTAAAAATTCATTTCGCACAAAGAACAACGGAAGAGATGCCATTCATAAACCAAAAGAACCTTCTTCCTATGACAATAATGAAAGTTCAAGATTTCAAGACGATATTGCAGCAGCATCAAAGACCGTTATAGCAGGTAGTGATGGTTCTGTTAAGGCAGGCAAAAAATCTGGACGAGAATATTGGCAACACACAAAGAAATGGTCAGAAGGATTCTTGGAGTCTTATAACGCAGAAACAGACCCAGAAGTCAAAGCTGTTATGAAAGACATTGGTAAGGATTTGGATAGATGGATCACTGAGAAAGAAATAAAGGAAGCAGCTGATTTTATGGACAAACTTCCTGAGAAGGGACAAATATTGATTAAACAAAAACTCGAGAAGGTTAAAAGAGAAATGGAATTGTTTGGACCTCAAGCTGTAGTGAGCAAGTATCGTGAATTTGCAGAGGAAAAAGAAGAGGATTGCTTGTGGTGGCTAGATCTTCCCTTTGTACTG TGCATAGAATTGTACACTATGGATAACGGGGAACAGAAAGTTGGTTTCTATTCATTAGAGATGGGGGCTGATCTTGAATTGGATCCAAAGCAATATCATGTGATTGCATTCGAGGATGTTGGTGACTGCAAGAATCTTTGCTACATTATTCAAGCACATATGGAAATGTTGGGCAATGGGAATGCATTTGTTGTCAGTAGACCGCCGAAG GATGCTTTTCGTGAAGCCAAAGTGAATGGCTTTGGTGTAACTGTGGTCAGAAAGGGTCAGCTGCGGCTGAATATAGATCAAACACTGGAAGAAGTAGAAGAAATGATCGTAGAGATAGGCAGTAAGATTTATCATGATAAAATAATGAAGGACAGTTCTGTTGATATTAAGGCACTGATGAAGGGGGTTTTTGGCATTAGCCATCCAGCCAAGAG